The proteins below are encoded in one region of Hordeum vulgare subsp. vulgare chromosome 3H, MorexV3_pseudomolecules_assembly, whole genome shotgun sequence:
- the LOC123444039 gene encoding CTD small phosphatase-like protein 2: MPALRMKRKFDDDIFGSEFDIKSMKSVKISPSQVDEFEQAFVLNSSYKDPQDEPEPITQLAVQDIRVTEFSGLHAVLGGTSVALLKDLISETVVPPNLEPDSLSNNDDGKSQSNVVNTGDKEFADEDVNSAAQDICTVNDHEKSLGSNPDCSLLDIYNPDDAFPFLFDVPTGLLASYSTFCDEFVPIDSLTDMSGICGVFPLNESTVEGCIGNEPCPSQGDMCFNNFGGECFSHSEVLEWFNPYMDESDVPNLIGYTELSSDAACVSKEQGARKVTLVLDLDETLVHSTLEHCDDADFSFPVSFGLKEHVVYVRKRPHLHMFLQKMAEMFDVVIFTASQSVYADQLLDRLDPENTLFSKRFFRESCVFTESGYTKDLTVIGVDLAKVAIIDNTPQVFQLQVNNGIPIESWYNDPFDEGLSQLIPFLETLAVADDVRPIIAKRFGN, from the exons ATGCCAGCACTGAGAATGAAGAGGAAGTTTGATGATGACATTTTCGGGAGTGAGTTTGACATCAAATCCATGAAATCGGTGAAAATCTCGCCTTCCCAAGTTGATGAGTTCGAGCAGGcatttgtgttaaactcgtcttacAAGGACCCTCAGGATG AGCCTGAGCCGATAACTCAACTAGCTGTCCAGGATATTAGGGTTACAGAATTTTCCGGTTTGCATGCTGTACTTGGAGGAACATCCGTTGCTCTGCTGAAG GATTTAATATCTGAAACTGTGGTTCCACCAAATTTGGAACCTGATTCtttatctaataatgatgatggcaAATCTCAGTCAAATGTAGTGAACACCGGTGATAAAG AGTTTGCAGATGAAGATGTAAATTCTGCAGCACAAGATATCTGTACTGTCAATGATCATGAGAAAAGCCTGGGCTCAAACCCGGATTGCAGCCTGTTGGATATTTATAATCCTGATGATGCTTTTCCTTTCTTATTTGATGTTCCAACTGGTCTCCTGGCTAGCTACAGTACATTTTGTGATGAATTTGTACCCATCGATTCATTGACAGACATGAGTGGCATATGCGGAGTATTTCCACTTAATGAGAGCACCGTGGAAGGTTGCATTGGCAATGAACCATGCCCATCACAAGGGGATATGTGCTTTAATAACTTTGGTGGGGAGTGCTTTAGCCATTCTGAGGTTTTAGAGTGGTTTAATCCATATATGGATGAGTCTGATGTACCTAATCTTATTGGTTATACCGAGTTGAGCTCAGATGCTGCTTGTGTATCTAAAGAGCAAGGGGCCAGGAAGGTCACTCTTGTGCTTGATTTGGATG AAACCCTTGTTCATTCAACTCTGGAGCACTGTGATGATGCAGATTTTTCTTTTCCAGTGTCCTTTGGTCTGAAAGAACATGTGGTATATGTGAGGAAGAGACCACATTTGCATATGTTCCTCCAGAAGATGGCTGAGATGTTTGACGTTGTTATATTCACAGCCAGCCAAAGTGTTTATGCAGACCAGCTGCTTGACAGGCTTGATCCAGAGAACACATTGTTCTCGAAGCGTTTTTTCCGCGAGTCATGTGTATTTACGGAAAGTGGCTACACAAAAGATCTGACTGTTATTGGAGTTGACCTTGCAAAGGTTGCCATAATTGACAACACTCCGCAG GTTTTCCAGTTGCAAGTGAATAATGGTATACCCATAGAGAGCTGGTATAATGACCCCTTTGATGAGGGATTATCTCAGCTGATTCCATTCCTGGAGACACTTGCTGTTGCTGATGACGTCCGACCCATAATTGCCAAGAGGTTTGGCAACTAA